From Humibacter ginsenosidimutans, a single genomic window includes:
- a CDS encoding peptidylprolyl isomerase — translation MTPDSASDDAPWRMPVSAKKQNDRDARQARERLRAYRARQAVHEHTKKRRVRDNLIAGGVVVVVLVLATVFQITYFSSGPGKPVASPKATATSTPTPTPTPAATGKNTGDVPSKSLAENRTWTGTLDINGIDLGVSLDGAKAPQAVSSMVSLTQKKFFDNTKCHRLTTGATFKVLQCGDPTATGSGGPGYSFGPVENAPSDGKYTEGMIAMARQTDNAYSNGSQFFIVYGDSTIPNDSAGGYTVIGKITSGLDQLKTDVTDKGVKGGGSDGTPAVTPTIKSFTLK, via the coding sequence ATGACCCCTGACTCGGCGTCGGACGACGCCCCGTGGAGGATGCCCGTGTCCGCGAAGAAGCAGAACGACCGTGACGCGCGTCAGGCGCGCGAACGTCTGCGCGCCTACCGGGCGCGCCAGGCGGTGCACGAGCACACGAAGAAAAGGCGTGTGCGCGACAACCTGATCGCGGGCGGCGTGGTGGTCGTCGTGCTGGTGCTGGCGACGGTGTTCCAGATCACCTACTTCTCTTCCGGGCCGGGCAAGCCCGTCGCATCCCCCAAGGCGACGGCCACGTCGACCCCCACACCCACCCCGACGCCGGCCGCGACGGGCAAGAACACGGGCGATGTGCCCTCGAAGTCGCTTGCCGAAAACCGCACCTGGACGGGAACGCTCGACATCAACGGCATCGATCTCGGCGTCTCGCTCGACGGTGCGAAGGCACCGCAGGCGGTCTCGTCGATGGTCTCACTGACGCAGAAGAAGTTCTTCGACAACACGAAGTGCCACCGGCTCACGACCGGCGCCACGTTCAAGGTGCTGCAGTGCGGCGATCCGACGGCGACCGGAAGCGGTGGCCCTGGCTACAGCTTCGGCCCGGTCGAGAACGCGCCGAGCGACGGCAAGTACACGGAGGGCATGATCGCGATGGCGCGCCAGACGGACAACGCCTACAGCAACGGAAGCCAGTTCTTCATCGTCTACGGCGACTCCACCATCCCGAACGACAGCGCCGGCGGGTACACCGTGATCGGCAAGATCACGAGCGGGCTCGATCAGCTGAAGACCGACGTCACGGACAAGGGCGTCAAGGGTGGCGGCAGCGACGGAACCCCGGCCGTGACCCCGACGATCAAGTCGTTCACACTCAAGTAA
- a CDS encoding replication-associated recombination protein A, with protein sequence MPSTQQGLRTAATPLAVRMRPRRIDEIAGQRHLLTPGSPLVSLAGDKTGERGSVSVILWGPPGTGKTTIAQVIAHSSGRRFVELSAVTAGVRDVRAVMEEAQSNRDLYGVSTVLFLDEIHRFTKAQQDALLPGVENGWVILVAATTENPSFSVISPLLSRSLLLTLEQLSDDDLGTLIDRAVRDERGLKDAVTLAADARAALIRLASGDARRALTALEAAANSALDGARVAADDSGDADDEEGAERESKGAAAVAPVVTAELVASAVDRALLRYDRNGDEHYDVISAFIKSVRGSDVDAALHYLARMIEAGEDPRFIARRIIVLASEDIGMADPTALGVAVAAADAVQYIGMPEGRIPLAQAVVHLATAPKSNAAYMALDAAIADVRAGKIGRVPKHLRDAHYPGAKRLGHGKGYKYPHDDDLGVVRQDYLPDALKNTQYYAPTEHGNEREISARLAKLRRITRGG encoded by the coding sequence ATGCCGAGCACACAGCAGGGTCTGCGCACGGCCGCAACCCCGCTTGCGGTGCGCATGCGCCCACGTCGCATCGACGAGATCGCGGGCCAGCGTCATCTGCTCACCCCCGGCTCCCCGTTGGTGTCGCTCGCCGGAGACAAGACGGGGGAGCGCGGCTCGGTCTCGGTGATCCTCTGGGGCCCACCCGGAACGGGCAAGACGACGATCGCCCAGGTGATCGCGCATTCCTCCGGACGCCGTTTCGTCGAACTCTCCGCGGTCACCGCGGGGGTGCGCGACGTGCGCGCCGTGATGGAGGAGGCGCAGTCGAACCGCGACCTCTACGGCGTCTCCACGGTGCTCTTCCTCGACGAGATCCACCGGTTCACGAAGGCGCAGCAGGACGCCCTGCTTCCCGGAGTGGAGAACGGCTGGGTCATCCTCGTCGCCGCCACGACCGAGAACCCGTCGTTCTCGGTGATCTCCCCGCTTCTCTCACGCTCCCTGCTGCTCACGCTCGAACAGCTCTCCGACGACGACCTCGGCACCCTGATCGACCGGGCCGTGCGCGACGAGCGCGGATTGAAGGATGCCGTCACCCTCGCCGCCGACGCCCGCGCGGCACTCATCCGCCTGGCCTCCGGCGACGCACGCCGCGCGCTCACCGCCTTGGAGGCTGCCGCGAACTCCGCGCTCGACGGCGCGCGGGTCGCTGCGGATGACTCGGGAGACGCCGACGACGAGGAGGGCGCGGAGCGGGAGTCGAAGGGGGCCGCTGCCGTCGCACCGGTCGTGACCGCCGAGCTGGTGGCATCCGCCGTCGACCGCGCGCTGCTGCGCTACGACCGCAACGGTGACGAGCACTACGACGTGATCAGCGCCTTCATCAAGTCGGTGCGCGGTTCCGACGTCGATGCTGCGCTGCACTACCTGGCTCGCATGATCGAGGCGGGCGAAGACCCGCGTTTCATCGCCAGGCGCATCATCGTGCTCGCCTCCGAAGACATCGGCATGGCCGACCCGACGGCGTTGGGCGTCGCCGTCGCGGCCGCCGACGCCGTGCAGTACATCGGCATGCCCGAGGGCCGCATCCCGCTCGCCCAGGCCGTCGTGCATCTGGCGACGGCACCGAAGTCGAATGCCGCCTACATGGCGCTGGACGCCGCCATCGCCGACGTGCGCGCCGGCAAGATCGGCCGCGTGCCGAAGCACCTCAGAGACGCGCACTATCCGGGCGCGAAGCGGCTCGGGCACGGAAAAGGGTACAAGTACCCGCACGACGACGACCTCGGCGTCGTGCGCCAGGACTACCTTCCCGATGCTCTGAAGAACACGCAGTACTACGCGCCGACGGAGCACGGCAACGAGCGCGAGATCTCAGCACGGCTCGCGAAACTGCGTCGGATCACACGAGGCGGCTGA
- the rpsD gene encoding 30S ribosomal protein S4 yields MSSRSRSKTRLSRSLGVALTPKAARILEKRPYAPGEHGRTKRKADSDYAVRLREKQRLRAQYGIREKQLRIAFNEARRTQGLTGENLVELLEMRLDALVLRAGFARTTAQARQFVVHRHILVDGKIVDRPSFRVKPGQLIHVKARSEGTEPFQVAAAGGHADVLPKVPAYLDVELDKLQARLERRPKRAEIPVTCDVQLVVEYYAAR; encoded by the coding sequence GTGTCTTCACGTTCCCGCAGCAAGACCCGCCTCTCGCGGTCGCTGGGCGTCGCCCTCACCCCGAAGGCCGCGCGCATCCTCGAGAAGCGCCCCTACGCTCCCGGCGAGCACGGCCGCACCAAGCGCAAGGCCGACAGCGACTACGCCGTTCGTCTTCGTGAGAAGCAGCGTCTGCGCGCTCAGTACGGCATCCGCGAGAAGCAGCTGCGCATCGCGTTCAACGAGGCCCGTCGCACCCAGGGCCTGACCGGTGAGAACCTCGTCGAGCTGCTCGAGATGCGTCTCGACGCCCTCGTGCTGCGCGCCGGCTTCGCCCGCACGACCGCGCAGGCCCGCCAGTTCGTCGTGCACCGTCACATCCTCGTCGACGGCAAGATCGTCGACCGCCCGTCGTTCCGCGTGAAGCCGGGTCAGCTCATCCACGTCAAGGCCCGCTCCGAGGGCACCGAGCCGTTCCAGGTCGCGGCCGCCGGCGGCCACGCCGACGTGCTCCCGAAGGTCCCGGCCTACCTCGACGTCGAGCTCGACAAGCTGCAGGCGCGCCTCGAGCGTCGCCCCAAGCGCGCGGAGATCCCCGTGACCTGTGATGTGCAGCTCGTGGTCGAGTACTACGCCGCGCGCTAG